In Deltaproteobacteria bacterium, a genomic segment contains:
- a CDS encoding aminotransferase class V-fold PLP-dependent enzyme: MAIFSATTGGALGREQFPVIGACVYFDHAGVAPVSRRVADAVATFVADARDFARLHYPAWEARAEAVRAGAARLIGASPEEVAFVASTSDGLSSIATALDWRAGDSVVAVDGEFPANVYPWWALRRLGVETRLAPTVDGRLTVEAVAALVDGTTRIVSVSAVDFATGHRRPLAAIAELCRRRGVLFCVDAIQALGAVRIDVERDGIDALSADGHKWLCAPEGCGLLYVSRRWLDRLVPQRIGWKSVVDASRYLPYHFELKADAQKFECGSSNFLAIHALGAAIDLMLELGVDAIERRVLAVTTTLRAALVGRGFRLVSPDGAHECAGITTIGVGDTPEAVVRKLRAAGVLASPRGGGVRFSPHVYCDDDDIARCLEALGAAR; this comes from the coding sequence ATGGCAATTTTCTCCGCGACGACTGGCGGCGCGCTCGGCCGTGAGCAGTTTCCCGTGATCGGGGCCTGCGTGTACTTCGACCACGCGGGGGTCGCGCCCGTGTCCCGTCGCGTGGCGGACGCCGTCGCGACATTCGTGGCCGACGCTCGGGACTTCGCTCGGCTGCACTATCCGGCGTGGGAGGCCCGCGCCGAGGCGGTGCGGGCGGGGGCGGCGCGGCTGATCGGCGCGTCGCCCGAGGAGGTCGCCTTCGTCGCCAGCACCTCGGACGGTCTCTCCAGCATCGCGACCGCCCTGGATTGGCGGGCCGGCGACTCGGTGGTGGCGGTCGACGGTGAGTTTCCCGCCAACGTCTACCCGTGGTGGGCGCTCCGCCGGCTCGGTGTGGAAACCCGGCTCGCGCCGACGGTCGACGGCCGCTTGACCGTCGAGGCGGTCGCCGCGCTCGTCGACGGCACGACCCGGATCGTGAGCGTGAGCGCCGTCGACTTCGCGACCGGCCATCGCCGACCGCTGGCCGCCATCGCCGAGCTCTGCCGGCGTCGCGGGGTGCTCTTCTGCGTCGACGCCATCCAGGCGCTGGGGGCGGTGCGGATCGACGTCGAGCGCGACGGCATCGATGCGCTCTCGGCCGACGGACACAAGTGGCTCTGCGCGCCGGAGGGGTGCGGCCTGCTGTATGTGTCGCGACGATGGCTGGATCGCCTCGTGCCGCAGCGGATCGGCTGGAAGAGCGTCGTCGACGCGAGTCGGTACCTGCCGTATCACTTCGAGCTCAAGGCGGACGCGCAGAAGTTCGAGTGCGGCAGCTCCAACTTCCTCGCGATCCACGCGCTCGGCGCGGCCATCGATCTGATGTTGGAGCTCGGAGTCGATGCGATCGAACGGCGGGTGCTCGCGGTGACGACGACCTTGCGTGCCGCGCTCGTCGGGCGCGGGTTCCGCCTGGTGAGTCCGGATGGAGCGCACGAATGCGCCGGTATCACGACCATCGGCGTCGGCGACACGCCGGAGGCCGTCGTGCGGAAGCTACGCGCGGCCGGCGTGCTCGCGAGCCCGCGCGGCGGTGGGGTGCGTTTCTCGCCGCACGTCTACTGCGATGACGACGACATCGCGCGTTGTCTCGAGGCGCTCGGCGCGGCGCGCTGA
- a CDS encoding RluA family pseudouridine synthase has translation MSGDGLRLDRFLATHGPLAGRGRRDLAAILARGLVRVNGKRARKGTMLRAGDLVTVGAATGDTEPAASAAGPELAIVHLDDAIVAVDKPPGLPTTRGASEAPSLAAALCVRFPEMAAIDARHAGLVHRLDTGTSGVLVAARSLEHSTRLRAAFAAKRVAKEYLAVVRGRIETPAKIDRPLARHPRSRRRMVIAHATARAWSAETAVVPIGGDARFTLVRLSMRTGVTHQLRVHLAALGHPIVGDTRYGGAAAAPERSDLGIEPPTWHFLHARALAFDDDGLAPSLAAAFPEHWRRLFAARGWTPPDA, from the coding sequence GTGTCGGGCGACGGCCTGCGGCTCGACCGCTTCCTCGCCACGCACGGCCCCCTCGCGGGACGCGGACGGCGCGACCTCGCCGCGATCCTGGCCCGCGGTCTCGTGCGCGTGAACGGCAAGCGCGCGCGCAAAGGCACGATGCTGCGTGCCGGTGACCTCGTGACCGTCGGCGCCGCGACCGGCGACACGGAGCCCGCCGCGAGCGCCGCCGGCCCCGAGCTCGCCATCGTCCACCTCGACGACGCGATCGTCGCCGTCGACAAGCCTCCCGGCCTACCGACGACACGCGGAGCGTCGGAGGCACCGAGCCTCGCGGCGGCGCTCTGCGTCCGCTTCCCCGAGATGGCCGCCATCGACGCACGTCACGCCGGACTGGTCCATCGACTCGACACCGGGACTTCGGGAGTCCTCGTCGCCGCGCGATCGCTCGAGCACTCCACGCGGCTGCGTGCCGCGTTCGCGGCCAAGCGCGTCGCCAAGGAGTACCTGGCGGTCGTGCGCGGTCGCATCGAGACGCCGGCGAAGATCGATCGCCCGCTCGCGCGTCATCCTCGGAGCCGCCGCCGCATGGTGATCGCCCACGCCACCGCCCGCGCCTGGTCGGCGGAGACCGCGGTCGTACCCATCGGCGGGGACGCGCGCTTCACCCTCGTCCGGCTGTCCATGCGGACCGGCGTCACCCACCAGCTGCGCGTGCACCTCGCGGCCCTCGGCCATCCGATCGTCGGCGACACGCGCTACGGCGGCGCGGCGGCGGCGCCGGAGCGTAGCGACCTCGGCATCGAGCCTCCGACGTGGCACTTCCTCCATGCCCGGGCGCTCGCGTTCGACGACGACGGCCTGGCGCCGTCGCTCGCCGCGGCCTTTCCGGAGCACTGGCGCCGCCTTTTCGCGGCGCGCGGCTGGACGCCGCCGGACGCCTGA
- a CDS encoding thiamine biosynthesis protein ThiS, translating into MHVRLEPQGKQLTLAGRRRVGDLVQSLGIVAGTVLVIRGDELLTDDEFVDDADSIELRAVISGGAA; encoded by the coding sequence ATGCACGTCCGTCTCGAACCGCAAGGCAAGCAGCTCACCCTCGCCGGGCGCCGGCGCGTCGGCGATCTCGTCCAGTCGCTCGGCATCGTCGCGGGGACCGTCCTGGTCATCCGCGGCGACGAACTCCTGACCGACGACGAGTTCGTCGACGACGCCGACTCGATCGAGCTGCGTGCCGTCATCTCCGGAGGTGCCGCGTGA
- a CDS encoding TIGR00269 family protein, whose translation MKCKRCAEKAIVQLRSHNTAFCKPCFVFFFQRGVERAITREAMFSHEERILVAVSGGKDSLALWDALVNLGYETEGLYLGLGIGDYSSASERKTRAFAERRGLRLRVVALDETEDGLGIPSVAAATRRPPCSACGTFKRHHFDRAALAGGFAVLATGHNLDDEAARLLGNVMHWQLPYLAKQRPVLTPTHPRFVRKVRPLYRTSELESATYAFLRGIDYVVEECPNSRGATQLVYKDLLNRLEHTMPGSKLAFLADFLSRGSPLFATAPEAADLGECERCGMPSAGEICGYCRLVAEVGRRRAQAVAHS comes from the coding sequence GTGAAGTGCAAGCGGTGCGCCGAGAAGGCGATCGTCCAGCTCCGCAGCCACAATACGGCCTTCTGCAAACCGTGCTTCGTCTTCTTCTTCCAGCGCGGAGTCGAGCGTGCGATCACGCGCGAAGCGATGTTCAGCCACGAGGAGCGCATCCTCGTCGCCGTCTCCGGCGGCAAGGACAGCCTGGCGCTCTGGGACGCGCTGGTGAACCTCGGCTACGAGACCGAGGGCCTGTATCTGGGCCTCGGCATCGGCGACTATTCGAGCGCCTCCGAACGCAAGACGCGCGCGTTCGCCGAACGGCGCGGCCTCCGGCTGCGGGTCGTCGCGCTCGACGAGACCGAGGACGGTCTCGGCATCCCGTCGGTCGCGGCGGCGACCCGCCGCCCGCCCTGCTCGGCCTGCGGAACCTTCAAGCGCCACCACTTCGACCGTGCCGCCCTGGCGGGAGGCTTCGCCGTGCTGGCGACCGGCCACAACCTCGACGACGAAGCCGCACGCCTCCTCGGCAACGTCATGCATTGGCAGCTCCCCTATCTCGCCAAGCAGCGACCGGTACTGACGCCGACCCACCCCCGCTTCGTGCGCAAAGTACGTCCGCTCTATCGGACGAGCGAGCTCGAGAGCGCGACCTACGCCTTCCTGCGCGGTATCGACTACGTCGTCGAGGAATGCCCGAACAGCCGCGGCGCGACCCAGCTCGTCTACAAGGACCTGCTGAACCGCCTCGAGCACACGATGCCGGGAAGCAAGCTCGCCTTCCTCGCCGATTTCCTGAGCCGCGGATCGCCGCTCTTCGCGACCGCGCCGGAAGCGGCGGACCTCGGCGAGTGCGAGCGCTGCGGCATGCCGTCGGCGGGCGAGATCTGTGGCTACTGCCGCCTGGTCGCCGAGGTCGGGCGCAGGCGCGCGCAGGCGGTGGCGCATTCCTGA
- a CDS encoding tRNA (adenine-N1)-methyltransferase, which yields MTPQEESAPDASRALLRAGDSVLFIDRKARQYLRTLRPGKRVNVRGATFAAEDLIGLPEGTVLRSSTGEYLQIFRPTYAQLIPNLPRQAQVIYPKDVGTIVMWGDIHPGAHVIEVGAGPGATAIALLRAIGPTGTLTTYELREEFATMARDNVTRFHGPAPQWTIKLRDAYEGFDETEVDRMVIDLSEPWRVVPHAARALRPGGVFIGFTPTVLQLKQLVDELRAGPFAAIEALESLQRGWHVKDRSVRPEHRMVAHSGFLVFARRLAAMPSSSTDVAPGA from the coding sequence GTGACGCCGCAGGAGGAGTCGGCCCCGGACGCGAGCCGTGCGCTCTTGCGCGCAGGGGACTCCGTCCTCTTCATCGACCGCAAAGCACGGCAGTATCTCCGTACGCTCCGTCCCGGCAAGCGCGTCAACGTCCGCGGGGCGACTTTCGCAGCCGAGGATCTGATCGGGCTGCCGGAGGGCACGGTCCTCCGGAGCTCCACCGGCGAGTACCTCCAGATTTTCCGACCGACCTACGCGCAGCTGATCCCGAACCTGCCGCGCCAGGCCCAGGTCATCTACCCGAAGGACGTCGGCACGATCGTGATGTGGGGCGACATCCATCCGGGCGCGCACGTCATCGAGGTCGGCGCCGGCCCCGGGGCGACCGCGATCGCGCTCCTGCGCGCCATCGGACCGACCGGGACGCTCACGACCTACGAGCTCCGCGAGGAGTTCGCGACGATGGCGCGGGACAACGTCACGCGTTTCCACGGTCCGGCGCCGCAATGGACGATCAAGCTCCGCGATGCCTACGAAGGCTTCGACGAAACCGAGGTCGACCGCATGGTGATCGATCTCTCCGAGCCGTGGCGCGTGGTGCCGCACGCCGCACGCGCGCTCCGACCGGGCGGCGTCTTCATCGGATTCACCCCGACCGTGCTGCAACTGAAGCAGCTCGTCGACGAGCTGCGGGCGGGACCGTTCGCGGCCATCGAGGCGCTCGAGTCGCTCCAGCGCGGATGGCACGTGAAAGATCGCAGCGTCCGGCCCGAGCATCGCATGGTCGCGCACAGCGGCTTCCTCGTCTTCGCGCGCCGTCTCGCCGCCATGCCGTCGTCCTCGACCGACGTCGCGCCGGGCGCCTGA
- a CDS encoding 5-formyltetrahydrofolate cyclo-ligase, which yields MTKEDLRRKVWQLLEHHAAQRFPGARGRIPNFVGSERAATRLAELAVWKKARTIKMSPDAPQLAVRRRALLDGKVVYLAVPALRAEKCFIELDPKRLGRRASMAASLLGAAKYGRAVSAREIRAIDLVVCGSVAVRRDGTRVGKGGGFVDLEYALLREEGKLKETTPIVTTVHPLQIVTEKVAMLAHDIPLDFLVTPFEVVATRPAFPRPRGVYWDLLKAARIEAIPSLRKRLKQSSPDLPSRRL from the coding sequence ATGACCAAGGAAGATCTTCGCCGGAAGGTCTGGCAGCTGCTGGAGCACCATGCGGCGCAGCGTTTCCCGGGCGCCCGCGGACGCATTCCCAACTTCGTCGGCTCGGAGCGCGCAGCCACCCGCCTCGCCGAGCTCGCCGTCTGGAAGAAGGCGCGCACCATCAAGATGAGCCCCGACGCTCCGCAACTCGCGGTGCGCCGTCGCGCGCTCCTCGACGGCAAGGTCGTCTATCTCGCCGTTCCCGCCCTGCGCGCCGAGAAGTGCTTCATCGAGCTCGATCCGAAGCGTCTCGGCCGACGGGCATCGATGGCTGCGAGCCTGCTCGGCGCCGCGAAATACGGCCGCGCCGTCAGCGCCCGCGAGATCCGCGCCATCGATCTCGTGGTCTGCGGATCGGTCGCCGTCCGGCGCGACGGCACGCGTGTCGGCAAGGGCGGCGGCTTCGTCGACCTCGAGTACGCGCTGCTCCGCGAGGAGGGCAAGCTCAAGGAGACGACCCCGATCGTCACCACGGTCCATCCGCTGCAGATCGTCACCGAGAAGGTCGCCATGCTGGCGCACGACATCCCGCTCGACTTCCTCGTGACGCCCTTCGAGGTGGTGGCGACACGCCCCGCCTTCCCGCGGCCGCGCGGCGTCTACTGGGACCTCCTCAAAGCCGCGCGCATCGAAGCCATCCCGTCGCTCCGCAAACGTCTGAAGCAGAGCTCGCCGGACCTTCCCTCCCGCCGGCTGTAG
- a CDS encoding DUF4149 domain-containing protein, producing the protein MPMPTFAKIAFQLALSLWLGALVAVSFLVAPAVFRSVPSETAGTVMGQVFPFYYAFTTVVGAVALVVAIWMRRRSAGAPLWRAVVPMLVVMLAATAYAGAVVSPRARVLRPALHRAPGDPAIRDEFDRLHRRAVQLNGLVLLLGFATVIGTAIAVRWPGER; encoded by the coding sequence ATGCCGATGCCGACGTTCGCGAAGATCGCCTTCCAGCTGGCGCTCTCGCTCTGGCTCGGCGCCCTGGTCGCGGTGTCGTTCCTGGTCGCACCGGCCGTGTTCCGCTCCGTGCCGAGCGAGACGGCCGGTACGGTGATGGGGCAGGTGTTCCCATTCTACTACGCGTTCACGACGGTGGTCGGTGCCGTGGCGCTCGTGGTCGCGATCTGGATGCGGCGGCGTTCGGCGGGCGCGCCACTGTGGCGCGCGGTCGTGCCGATGCTGGTCGTGATGCTGGCCGCGACCGCGTATGCCGGTGCCGTGGTGAGCCCGCGCGCCCGCGTGCTCCGTCCCGCGCTCCACCGCGCGCCCGGCGATCCGGCGATCCGGGACGAGTTCGATCGATTGCACCGTCGTGCGGTACAGCTGAACGGCCTCGTCCTGCTCTTGGGGTTCGCGACCGTGATCGGGACCGCGATCGCGGTGCGCTGGCCGGGCGAACGCTGA
- a CDS encoding DUF2203 domain-containing protein — protein sequence MSMRRFTVDEANALIPRLEMLMERLQRTALVVRRAVSEAESEPAVRTTVDVLRVRPDLGPYVSEIERGIAEIEKLGCEFKGIDFGLVDFPAEVEGRPALLCWQYGEKSIGFWHAPDEGFAGRRALASGTTPSLQ from the coding sequence GTGTCGATGCGCCGGTTCACGGTCGACGAGGCGAACGCGTTGATCCCGCGCCTCGAGATGCTCATGGAGCGACTCCAGCGCACGGCGCTCGTGGTGCGGAGGGCGGTGAGCGAGGCGGAGTCGGAGCCCGCCGTGCGGACGACGGTCGACGTGTTGCGCGTCCGCCCGGATCTCGGGCCGTACGTGTCGGAGATCGAGCGCGGCATCGCGGAGATCGAGAAGCTCGGTTGCGAGTTCAAGGGCATCGACTTCGGCCTGGTGGATTTCCCGGCGGAGGTCGAGGGACGCCCGGCGCTCCTCTGTTGGCAATATGGGGAGAAGTCCATCGGCTTCTGGCATGCGCCCGACGAAGGATTCGCCGGCCGCCGCGCCCTCGCGTCGGGTACGACGCCCTCGTTGCAGTGA
- the lon gene encoding endopeptidase La has product MASGEEFDPEKSAQEPGEQKFFGFEEDVSGIHVPSELPILPLRGVVVFPSAIAPLLISRGASLKLVEDALNGDRILGLAAQKNAESENPGTDALYSRGTAGRILKMLKYPDGSVRILVQGLRRIEIQHYTRREPYFVAQVRLLSEIPEASAEIETAQGHMVQQFSKFVSMIPYLPDELQVVVNNIKDPSKVTDLIASNLNISLEEKQDLLNTLELRARVEKLGAILNREIELLELGHKIQSQVQTELNKNQKEFYLRQQMKAIQRELGEGDSRSAEIDELRQKIADANMPEEARKAAENELERLRIIPPESAEHTVVRTYLEWLVNMPWATSTEDNLDIPHARSVLDEDHFDLEKVKDRILEYLAVRKLRKDPKGPILCFAGPPGVGKTSLGRSIAKAMERKFIRLSLGGVRDEAEIRGHRRTYIGSLPGRIIQSLRTAGSNNPMIMLDEIDKLGGDFRGDPASALLEVLDPEQNHAFVDHYLDVPVDLSKVMWVTTANYLDPIPPALLDRMEVLELSGYIEEEKLQISWRHLIPKQIRENGLTDANIAFTEDGLLKIIRSYTREAGLRNLEREIGRVCRKVARAVTEGQSERVTISPEKVREFLGPERFFAEVAERSGEPGVATGLAYTPNGGDILFIESTKMGGKKGLTLTGHLGEVMKESAQAALSYIRARADRLGIAPDFFENCDLHIHVPAGAVPKDGPSAGVTIATSLASLLTGRPVKHALAMTGEITLRGKVMPVGGIKEKVLAAKRAGITTVVLPRLNHKDLEDIPETVRQEMQFQFVDTIAEALDFALEPAGTVDDAEPARAANL; this is encoded by the coding sequence ATGGCGAGCGGCGAAGAGTTCGATCCCGAAAAGTCGGCGCAGGAACCGGGAGAGCAGAAGTTCTTCGGGTTCGAGGAGGACGTGAGCGGTATTCACGTCCCGAGCGAGCTCCCGATCCTTCCCTTGCGCGGCGTCGTGGTCTTTCCGTCGGCGATCGCCCCGCTCCTGATATCGCGCGGCGCCTCGCTCAAGCTCGTCGAGGACGCGCTGAACGGCGACCGCATCCTCGGCCTCGCCGCGCAGAAAAACGCCGAGAGCGAGAACCCGGGCACCGACGCCCTGTATTCGCGCGGCACCGCCGGCCGCATCCTCAAGATGTTGAAGTATCCCGACGGCAGCGTCCGCATCCTCGTCCAGGGGCTCCGTCGCATCGAGATCCAGCACTACACGCGCCGCGAGCCCTACTTCGTGGCGCAGGTCCGGCTTCTGAGCGAGATCCCCGAGGCGTCCGCGGAGATCGAGACCGCGCAGGGACACATGGTCCAGCAGTTCTCGAAGTTCGTCTCGATGATCCCCTACCTGCCCGACGAGCTGCAGGTGGTCGTCAACAACATCAAGGATCCGAGCAAGGTCACGGACCTGATCGCGTCGAACCTCAACATCTCGCTCGAGGAGAAGCAGGATCTCCTCAACACGCTCGAGCTGCGCGCACGGGTCGAGAAGCTCGGGGCGATCCTCAATCGCGAGATCGAGCTTCTCGAGCTCGGACACAAGATCCAGTCGCAGGTGCAGACCGAGCTCAACAAGAACCAGAAAGAGTTCTATCTGCGCCAGCAGATGAAGGCGATCCAGCGCGAGCTCGGCGAGGGCGACTCGCGGAGCGCGGAGATCGACGAGCTGCGCCAGAAGATCGCCGACGCCAACATGCCGGAGGAGGCGCGCAAGGCCGCCGAGAACGAGCTCGAGCGCCTGCGCATCATCCCACCGGAGTCGGCGGAGCACACCGTCGTCCGCACCTACCTCGAGTGGCTCGTGAACATGCCGTGGGCGACCTCCACCGAGGACAACCTCGACATCCCCCACGCCCGCAGCGTCCTCGACGAGGACCACTTCGACCTCGAGAAAGTGAAGGACCGCATCCTCGAGTACCTCGCGGTGCGGAAACTGCGGAAGGATCCGAAGGGACCGATCCTCTGCTTCGCCGGGCCGCCCGGCGTCGGCAAGACCTCGCTCGGGCGGTCGATCGCGAAGGCCATGGAGCGGAAGTTCATCCGTCTCTCGCTCGGCGGCGTGCGCGACGAGGCGGAGATCCGCGGCCACCGCCGGACCTACATCGGCTCGCTGCCCGGCCGCATCATCCAAAGCCTCCGCACGGCAGGCTCGAACAACCCGATGATCATGCTCGACGAGATCGACAAGCTCGGCGGCGACTTCCGCGGCGATCCCGCCTCGGCGCTCCTCGAGGTGCTCGACCCCGAACAGAATCACGCCTTCGTCGATCACTATCTCGACGTGCCGGTGGACCTCTCGAAGGTCATGTGGGTGACCACCGCCAACTACCTGGATCCGATCCCGCCCGCGCTCCTCGACCGCATGGAGGTGCTCGAGCTCTCCGGCTACATCGAAGAGGAGAAGCTGCAGATCTCCTGGCGCCACCTGATCCCGAAGCAGATCCGCGAGAACGGCCTCACCGACGCCAACATCGCGTTCACCGAGGACGGGCTCCTCAAGATCATCCGCAGCTACACCCGCGAGGCCGGCCTGCGGAACCTGGAGCGCGAGATCGGCCGCGTCTGCCGCAAGGTCGCGCGCGCGGTGACCGAAGGGCAGTCCGAGCGCGTCACGATCTCGCCCGAGAAGGTCCGGGAGTTCCTCGGGCCCGAGCGCTTCTTCGCCGAGGTCGCCGAGCGCAGCGGCGAACCCGGCGTCGCGACCGGCCTCGCGTACACGCCGAACGGCGGCGACATCCTCTTCATCGAGTCGACCAAGATGGGCGGCAAGAAGGGGCTCACCCTGACCGGCCACCTCGGCGAGGTGATGAAGGAGTCGGCCCAGGCCGCGTTGAGCTACATCCGCGCCCGTGCCGATCGCCTCGGCATCGCGCCCGACTTCTTCGAGAACTGCGACCTCCATATCCACGTGCCGGCCGGGGCCGTGCCGAAGGACGGCCCGTCGGCGGGGGTCACGATCGCGACCTCGCTCGCCTCGCTGCTCACCGGACGGCCGGTGAAACACGCGCTCGCGATGACGGGCGAAATCACCCTCCGCGGCAAGGTCATGCCCGTCGGCGGCATCAAGGAGAAGGTGCTCGCCGCCAAGCGCGCCGGGATCACCACGGTCGTCCTGCCGCGGTTGAACCACAAGGACCTCGAGGACATCCCGGAGACCGTGCGGCAGGAGATGCAGTTCCAGTTCGTCGACACGATCGCGGAGGCGCTGGACTTCGCCCTCGAGCCGGCCGGCACAGTCGACGACGCCGAGCCCGCGCGCGCGGCGAATCTCTGA